GATATCAGAGTGCATGTAACGAACCTTAATTCCTATTTCCTTAAAGTAATCCGTCAGATCCTCCGACATCTTCTTCGTCAACGTGGTGACGAGTACACGTTCATCCCGTTCCACCCGTTCGCGAATTTCACTGATCAAATCATCGATCTGCCCCTCTGTAGGACGAACCTCAATGATTGGATCTAAAAGACCCGTTGGCCGGATAATCTGCTGCACCATAGTATCACAGTGTTCCATTTCATAGGGTCCAGGAGTCGCAGAGACGTATATAATTTGCTTCACCTTTTCTTCGAATTCTTCGAATTGAAGTGGACGGTTATCCAGCGCAGATGGCAAACGGAAACCATGCTCTACCAGCACCGTCTTACGCGCACGGTCACCGTTATACATCGCCCGAATCTGCGGAAGCGTTACATGGGACTCATCAATAATGATCAGCATATCATCCGGAAAATAATCCATTAATGTATACGGAGTTGCCCCAGGTTCACGGAAGGTCAGCGGTCCGGAATAGTTCTCAATCCCCGAACAGAAGCCCACTTCCTTCATCATCTCAATATCATAACGTGTTCGCTGCTCCAGACGTTGAGCTTCCAGAAGTTTACCTGCGTCACGAAGGACTGTTAAGCGATCTTCCAACTCCTTCTCAATGTTGACCAGTGCCACTCGCATCGTTTCTTCCTTGGTAACAAAGTGAGACGCCGGAAAAATAGCGACATGATCGCGTTCCCCGATCAGTTCACCCGTCAGCACATCAATCTCAGTGATTCGCTCAATTTCATCACCGAACAATTCGACCCGAATGGCATGCTCACCCTGAGATGCCGGGAAAATCTCAACCACATCACCACGTACACGGAAGGTTCCGCGTACAAAATTGATATCATTACGCTGGTACTGGATATCCACTAGTCTGCTCAAAATCTCATTTCGAGGCTTCTCCATCCCTACCCGCAATGACAAAAGCAAGCTTCCGTATTCCATCGGCGAACCGAGGCCGTAAATACAAGACACACTCGCCACAATAATAACGTCACGCCGTTCGAACAAGGAGCTCGTTGCGGAGTGGCGCAATTTATCAATCTCTTCATTAATACTGGAGTCTTT
This Paenibacillus sp. FSL R5-0345 DNA region includes the following protein-coding sequences:
- the uvrB gene encoding excinuclease ABC subunit UvrB, translated to MSDIVVSTKTFELESEYTPQGDQPHAIEELLQGIRQGKKHQTLLGATGTGKTFTVAQVISKLNRPTLVIAHNKTLAAQLASEFKEFFPHNSVDYFVSYYDYYQPEAYIPSSDTYIEKDSSINEEIDKLRHSATSSLFERRDVIIVASVSCIYGLGSPMEYGSLLLSLRVGMEKPRNEILSRLVDIQYQRNDINFVRGTFRVRGDVVEIFPASQGEHAIRVELFGDEIERITEIDVLTGELIGERDHVAIFPASHFVTKEETMRVALVNIEKELEDRLTVLRDAGKLLEAQRLEQRTRYDIEMMKEVGFCSGIENYSGPLTFREPGATPYTLMDYFPDDMLIIIDESHVTLPQIRAMYNGDRARKTVLVEHGFRLPSALDNRPLQFEEFEEKVKQIIYVSATPGPYEMEHCDTMVQQIIRPTGLLDPIIEVRPTEGQIDDLISEIRERVERDERVLVTTLTKKMSEDLTDYFKEIGIKVRYMHSDIKTLERMAILRDLRLGTFHVLVGINLLREGLDLPEVSLVAILDADKEGFLRSERSLIQTIGRAARNSEGRVIMYGDRITDSMEKAMSETSRRRAIQIAHNEKHGITPTTINKKVRDIIEATKVAESKADYLTGVGGKMNKKEKQSLIQRLEAEMKDAAKNLQFERAAELRDALLELRAE